One window of Papaver somniferum cultivar HN1 chromosome 9, ASM357369v1, whole genome shotgun sequence genomic DNA carries:
- the LOC113310998 gene encoding uncharacterized protein LOC113310998, producing MVRYQRYHQLKKPSLLIKQQQQQGDEDSQTLIFEFGNNNYFYCKKPKFVFLFLLVLLSCCLVFAPHLFTLYTFAVGNDGYFFDTTRDYVPICASITPGNICCDRSSIRSDVCFMKGDIRTHSISKSIYLYSSKNISNGRKLQKQKGEVIIQHEKIKPYTRKWEKNTMERIDELDLFAVKKSKKNKADSNPCQVKHSVPAVFFSNGGLTGNVYHEFNDGILPLFITSQHLKKQVVFVIVEYHEWWFTKYENILSQLTDYPVIDYFADNRTHCFPEAIVGLQIHDELAVDSSLMQGKNTSIRDFRELLDRAYWPRISGLLDEEEAELKANMSSLPPWMASLREEEEEIKQADLKTKPKLVIISRNGSRSINNEEDMVELAEAIGFQVEVLYPNPRTELAKIYRVLNSSDVMIGVHGAAMTHFMFMKPGSVFHVMIVW from the exons ATGGTTAGATACCAACGTTATCATCAACTTAAGAAACCTAGTTTACTAAtcaaacagcaacaacagcaaggaGATGAAGATTCACAGACCCTTATCTTTGAATTCGGAAATAACAACTATTTCTACTGTAAAAAACCCAAATTTGTGTTTCTATTCCTTTTAGTTCTTCTATCTTGTTGCTTGGTCTTTGCACCTCATCTCTTCACTCTCT ATACTTTTGCAGTAGGAAACGATGGTTACTTCTTTGATACAACAAGAGATTATGTTCCTATTTGTGCTTCGATTACACCTG GGAATATATGCTGTGATAGAAGTAGTATCCGTTCAGATGTTTGTTTCATGAAAGGGGATATAAGAACTCACTCTATTTCAAAATCAATATATCTCTACTCATCCAAAAACATCAGTAATGGAAGAAAACTACAGAAACAAAAAGGTGAAGTAATCATACAACATGAAAAGATTAAACCCTATACTAGAAAATGGGAGAAGAATACAATGGAAAGAATTGATGAATTGGACTTATTTGCTGTTAAGAAATCCAAGAAGAATAAAGCAGATTCAAATCCATGTCAAGTTAAACACTCAGTTCCAGCTGTTTTCTTTTCTAATGGAGGTTTAACTGGAAATGTTTACCATGAGTTCAATGATGGGATTCTTCCTTTATTCATCACTTCCCAACACTTGAAGAAGCAAGTTGTTTTCGTTATTGTGGAATATCATGAGTGGTGGTTTACAAAGTATGAGAATATTCTATCTCAACTTACGGATTATCCAGTGATTGATTACTTTGCTGATAATAGAACGCATTGTTTCCCTGAGGCTATTGTTGGTCTTCAAATTCACGATGAACTTGCAGTGGATAGTTCACTGATGCAGGGGAAGAATACGTCAATTCGAGATTTTCGTGAGCTTCTTGATCGGGCATACTGGCCTAGAATCAGCGGATTGTTAGATGAGGAAGAAGCTGAATTGAAGGCAAACATGTCTTCATTACCTCCGTGGATGGCTTCTttgcgagaagaagaagaagagataaagCAAgcagatttaaagacaaagccgAAACTAGTGATAATATCTAGAAATGGGTCGAGGTCGATAAACAATGAAGAAGATATGGTGGAATTAGCTGAAGCTATTGGCTTTCAGGTAGAAGTGCTGTATCCAAATCCAAGGACAGAGTTAGCGAAGATATATCGAGTACTCAATTCCAGTGATGTCATGATTGGTGTTCATGGAGCTGCAATGACACATTTCATGTTCATGAAACCAGGTTCCGTATTTCATGTCATGATTGTATGGTAA